One Heptranchias perlo isolate sHepPer1 unplaced genomic scaffold, sHepPer1.hap1 HAP1_SCAFFOLD_56, whole genome shotgun sequence DNA segment encodes these proteins:
- the LOC137315813 gene encoding zinc finger protein 436-like: MEKPWKCGDCGKGFKYPSGLETHRHSHTGERPFTCSVCGKGFARSSHLLRHQQVHTGERPFTCSVCGKGFTRSSNLLIHQRVHTGERPFTCSVCGKGFAHSSHLLTHQRVHTGERPFTCSVCGKGFTQSSSLISHQLVHTDNRPFKCSDCEKSFKGTRDLLKHERVHTVERPFTCSVCGKGFTQSSTLLTHQRVHTDERPFTCSVCEKGFTCSSHLLTHQRVHTGERPFTCSVCEKGFTCSSHLLTHQRVHTGERPFTCSVCGKGFTQSSHLLRHQRVHL, encoded by the coding sequence atggagaaaccgtggaaatgtggggactgtgggaagggattcaaataCCCGTCtgggctggaaactcatcgacacagtcacaccggggagaggccgttcacctgctctgtgtgtgggaagggattcgctcgttCATCCcatctgctgagacaccagcaagttcacaccggggagaggccgttcacctgctccgtgtgtgggaagggattcactcgttcatccaacctgctgattcaccagcgagttcatactggggagaggccgttcacctgctccgtgtgtgggaagggattcgctcattcatcccacctgctgacacaccagcgagttcacactggggagaggccgttcacctgctccgtgtgtgggaaaggattcactcagtcatccagcctcatttcacaccaacttgttcacactgataatagaccgtttaaatgttctgactgtgagaagagcttcaaGGGAACAAGGGATCTGCTGAAACATGAACGagttcacactgtggagaggccgttcacctgctccgtgtgtgggaagggattcactcagtcatccactttgctgacacaccagcgagttcacactgacgagaggccgttcacctgctccgtatgtgagaagggattcacttgttcatcccacctgctgacacaccagcgagttcacactggggagaggccgtttacctgctccgtatgtgagaagggattcacttgttcatcccacctgctgacacaccagcgagttcacactggggagaggccgttcacctgctccgtgtgtgggaagggattcactcagtcatcccacctgttgagacaccagcgagttcacctgtga